A region of the Lachancea thermotolerans CBS 6340 chromosome E complete sequence genome:
TTCAGTATTTGGTGGCATTGGTGATaagctcggcggctagTGTTTGGAGAAGAGAGTGTCAGCAGAGTGACGCCAAGTCAGTGTCTTGCGGACCCGGGATTTCTGCGGGAACCTCAGAGCTTTGTACTCAGTTCCCTTAGGTGCTAGAAAGGTCTCTAGAAATGAAGGCACCTGAACTCTAAGTGAGAGACTGTGAGCGCGTGCTcgcttctctttgtttcGGAGGCTTGATCTGGCCTTTGCTCGAATCCTGGCTTCAAATCCCTTCTACTTTATGTTATTTCGGCGGCAGCGCGCGTACACAAAGCTCTGAAGGTTGAGGTCACTGATGGAATCTCGGAAGCTGTTTCCGCGGCGAAGGAGAGTTTGTGGCTACGGAAGACGGTTTGTTTCAGTAGTAGTGACCCTGTGCATTCTTGCTTGGGGTACTGTATTCAGATGACTACTAGCTCAAGGAGCAGCGGCGCGAACAGGAACATGCTGCGACGCTCTTGAACCTTCAAGATTTAGCACACAAATTCCTGATTGCTCCCCAGTTCAAGGTTGCGGAACACTTTTGTATTTCAGTCCATTCCGCGAGAGCCAAAGGTTTGAATGCTGAATTGTTTAAGCCTTCCGAAATATAGCACACATATCGATGGCCTCAGGGAGCACCAAGTAATCAACAGCGGAGCAAGTAGTATGTACATTTTGATACACTGTGCAGCAGGTAGAACGTTTCGCTTTTGGAGCTCTGTGTTGAAAGGCTGCAAATTTTGTTTCTATCGCCAAAATGCCTTGTCTGTAAGAACTTCACCAAAAGCTAGCTCAGCAGCCGCATTGGCCTCTTGAAGCTCCTGGTgcgagaagaagatcttaATCTGCGCTACCGATTAACTAACCAAGCGGCACTGCAGCCGTGAGATGTGCAAGCTGATTTATACATCGTATCCGGCTATGAAACTTCACGTTGGGCTCGGCATTTACAACCAATGAAGCAACCATCACGACTGTCCAATCGAAGCGGGTTTCACAGCACTACCCCTTCCCTCGAACCAGTTTTCCGAAGAAGACAGGATGTCGTCATGTCTCGCACCTGGAGCAGGATGCATACATTTCAAGAGGTCTCATCAAAGCCGCGCGTTGAATAAGCGCGGAGCGACACTTTTGCTCGTTTCTGTCTGCCTCCTGGCGAACTCGGCTGAACGAGCCGTCAGTGGATGAATGAACTGTGGCCTTTTGGGTCTAAATGTACGCGCTCATCGCCGGCTTTTTTTCGGTTGAACGTTGAGCATGTCTCGTACATCTGCACAAAGCTTTAATACCATCAGCCCAGCCTAAAAATCCACCATCGCCTACGTAAAAAGCGCAAGCTGCTATCTAAAGAGTGGAACTGCTCACATTTTGGGCTTACGATGTCGTCTAAACTCATCCCCATTAAGGACCAGGCCGCCCTGGTCTTAGAGGATGGCAAAATTTACAAGATACAACACAGAAGACAgaggaaaattttgagtTGTGTGCCGTGTCACAAGCGCAAGATTAAATGTACTAGGGAACAGCCGAGCTGCTCTAAGTGCCTTAAAAGAAATTGGGACTGCTCTTACTTTCTTAACGACCGCGTTTCTCGTGGCGGACAGCCGACTGCGGAAACTAGAACTGAAGGATCCGCGCAGCTACCAACGAATATAGTGAGCGGCAAACATGATcctcagaagaagaagcagctaCTGATGGCGATAGAGAAGGCCAAATCCATGATAAACGATGAGAGAAATTTACTGGAACTCAATAGAAAGCAAAAGCGAGAGTATCCACGCCGCAAACAGGCCTGGGAGACTGACCAACCCGTGAGCGGCACAGTTACGCCCTCAGGGGGGCACAACCAGCATGAATACCCGGTCGCTTCTGTAACAAGCGGCACCTCACAAAGCACACCTACGATATCGCCACCTATGTCTTACTCGTCTATGCAAGACAGCCCGCGGCCATTATCTGGAGAAAACAGTCTACCGATGTATTTACCGACGCGACAGAGAGCCGTAGAGCTGTTTGAGGTATACAGAAACACAGTACATCCAATAATACCTTTACTTGATTTCTCGAAATTTATGAGCGACCAGGAAACCTTTTGGAATGAAGTCGACCAAGGGGAATCTGGCAATACGGACTTTTTACTGATCCTTTTCCCAGTACTTTACGCAGCCTCAAAATCCCAGTTCCATCAGTGCAACGATAACGATGCTCTTTTCCAGGAAATggccagctttttggagGCTACAAACGTTCTTTATGGCATACATGACTTTCCCAACAACTTCACTATGCAGATGATAACAGGCTCTGTTTTGATAAATTCAATCATTGAAAACCCAAGCGTCACAACCATTGCACAACTTTCCCGTCTCGCTCAACGAGCGATGCTTTCTCGAGATCCTGCGTCCTATCATCAGATCACTGACCTCGGCCTGATACAATGTCGACGCATCCTTTTTTGGCAGATTTTCCAACTGGATACGATGACTTCTTTATATGACAACCTCCCACCGCTTATAAAGGTTGATGATTTCGATACCGCACTCCCCGCGGAAGTCGTGCGTGGCGAGCTTGATCCCAGCCTTTGCCTGCTGAACGCAAAGTACAGGTTTGTGCTTCTTTTAAATGAGCTGTGCTCGCTCACGAACAGAGGAACTTTCCAGGGGTTGAAGGAAAGAATAGTCGATCTTCATGTTTGTTGTATGGGGAGCGCACTGTCTCTACGCAACTACAATAAAGAAAATGGCCGGCTGACAACAAGCGATGCTAAGTTCATCGATTGGGCAGTATTCATGCTGAACACCTTTGCTGACCGCGCGTGTCTTCTCTTGCATCTAAACATTATCAAAACATCTTTGCCAATACTGATGAAGAGGCGGCGGATCTGGAAGAAGGAGCTTGATTCAAAACCAGGAGCTCCGTCTGATCCTATATCTGAAAGCGGATACGGCCAAAACTTTCTTACAATACAAGCTATATTGAATGATAGTGGTAATCTAACCTTGGATCACGCATTAATGGGGTTAGGCGACTCCAACTCAGCCGGGCTTGTTTATGATTACGAAGATTTGACCAACAACCTTATACCAGCCTCATTGCACTACTTGGATGAGTTTTTAAAATACCACAGTGATGACACTTATTCTTGTTACAACTGGGAGCTACTTGTGGGAAACATGCCGATCAATGCCATCACTTTTTCCCTGAAGACCTTGGCTCTCGATTTAAACAGGGCGCAACAAATGGGGGAGGTGCTGATTCTGCAAAATGATTTGCGATACATTTTGCTTTCCAAAGCTATTCCAGTAGCTGAGATGAAGGTTGACCCCAAAACAGCTGTCTGCAAGAACTGCTTCCAGCTGATAATGTTGTTGTTCCGTTTGATAATTGTCAAGTACGGTAAGGCAATGCAGCTATTGAGCGATAACCAACTAGACGCATCGAAAATGTTCTACAGCAAGTACGACGTTGGAAACGCACTTCTCACTAGCGATCGCTCAGGTGTTGTTCCCCAGCCGAGCGTGGGGCCCATGAGCGGCAGCCACGGATCCGAGCGCCATTCCCAAGCTCTGAATGGTAGTCCTGCCGACGTTGACTCTTCCCGGGACGCAAACCGAATTCTGAGCATAACCagcatcatcaacagcGAAGATCTCTTCAACGATGGATTTTCGTTTTCAGGTAACTTAATCTACAACAACAACGCATTGGATACCTCATACACTACCTCTTGTGCTCAGATCGCACCTCGCATTATGCGCACACTTTCCTCCGCtcctcaaaatcaaagtGGAGCACCTAACTTTGGAGAGGCTGGGCCTCAGCCTAGTCAGCCCGCAGAAGGGGAAGCTAATGTGTCTACTGCCAATGTCTACTTCAATCCTTATGTCCATAATATGCCGCTCAGTCCAACTCCCGCTCTTGCGCCTCTGCCGGCAATGGCAACTGATTATGCAACCGCCAACGCATTGTATGGAAATGGCAAACCCGCTTTTCAGAGTGCTGGAGCCGTATCCAATGAAAGCGGCTCAGTTGGTCGGACAGAACCAGAAGTACAACCGCAGCCAGAGATTGAGTGGATCCGACAAGAAGTCCAGCGCCACATACTACTACTGAACAGTGACACTGGCGAAATGGAAACAATAGGGACTGGAGACGAATACTACCGCGAGTTCGAGAATGCGCTGCTCGAAATAATATGTGGAATCTTGAGCGGCTGAGCCATTCGACGGCACCTAGCTCCGTCCAATGCCGAAATGTCTCGGGAGCTACTTCAGTGCGCATTGGGGAACTACAGATGGGGTTCACGGATAATGTTATTAGAGACTATCTAGATATCTCATATAGTTTGGAATATGTTTTAGCATCACATTTTGACACCAACGTTCATTGTTCCTGTGTTTATTTCTTTGGTCTACACATACGGGTCAGCCTCAAGCTTCCGGCTGAGATtattttgccaaaaattaAAAATACACCTAACTGTCGAGCAATACTCCGATCAAGCGCGGAAGAAGCCGAGAGCAGAAAGGGCAGTAAGGCGTGCTTTGCTAAGCTGCAGTGATCCAATTGGAGCACAATGTCCATTTATCAGATACAGCGAACGATGTCAAACGATACTTTGGTGGGAATATATGGTAACAGCACCTTGAATGGTAGTAAAGGTGAGCTGAATACGCCGACCAACGGAGATGCTACATTCAATTTTCAAATAATACAGAAGCCCTCGGCTGGGAAGTCTATTGCGAATGATCTCACCGGCAATACTTTGGCGGGGGCAAGATCCGAAAACGCGCAATTTCAAGACACGAGCCCGATCGAAGAAATGCTAAATATTGAGGACACAGTAGGAAATGGCTTGCTACATCGAACACCGCAGTCGCCCGGGCTGTCAGCGAATAATCATAAGAGGTTATCAATCTCCGAGTACAATAGCTCGAAGCCTGTGTACTACGAATAtgagttttttgagaaggGCATCCATCGCcctgatgaagaagacgataTTATGGTGACGGATGACGAGGGTTTAGACATGTTCTCGTTCCCTCTCGGAAAAGCGCGTAAAGATTCTGTGTTCAGCGATTATGGTAATGAAATGGTTATGAATTTGTCTCCCGAGGCAATGCTGGCGCAGATACCAGCTCCCCGGCAGCAGCCTCAAGATGACAATGATCTGTCGAATCTATCAGGAGGAGACAACCAGCAACGCAAAAAGGTCAAAGACTACTTCAAACTCAATTTGTTTGGAGGTAGCAAGAATGAAGAAGCCCTTATAGATCCAGATCTTCTGGAAGAGCCCCAACCATTCCTAAAAAAGAAGTACTTTTGGAGCCGAAAGCCTACAATTCCTATTTCTAGTAGTGGATCTCTGTCCATGGTGGAGCCTGTTGTCAATCCTTCTGAGCTCCTCACCTCTAACAGTATAGACACGCGTTACATCTTGAGCAACAGCACAGCTCATTTTAGCAGCCCAGAGAACTCACAAGCTCCTCCAGAGCTGGTACCAGAAGCTGGAGttgtcaagaaaaagaggctTGGGTTCCCTAAGACACGTGGCAGAAAGCCCTCGCCCATATTAGATGCGTCCAAGCAATTTGCATGCGACTTCTGCGACCGTAGGTTCAAGAGACAGGAGCACTTGAAGAGGCACGTCCGCTCTTTGCACATGGGAGAGAAACCCTTCGATTGTCAAATCTGTGGAAAGAAATTTAGCAGAAGTGATAACCTCAACCAGCACGTCAAGACTCACAGCGAAGGCGGGCCGCTATGACGAAAGTTTAAAGAAACAGTTTAATTTGCTAGATACAGAATCAGTTCTAAGACATTTTACAAAAAAGATTTTGTTAGCGACAACTTTATGGCCCCAGCACCGACATGTACTGCATTCAAACACCTTTGTATATTAAATTCATAAAAGTACAGCGCGATGGGAATGAAAAGCAACTTACCACATCTTGAAGCTGATTCTACCTTCATTTGGAGGTTTGCGGCATATTTGTAAATTCTAAAAACTCTTCGGGAATTCCTAGTTCTGATTGAAGGCTTCTTTTATCCATCAGGAATCGCCTGCAAAGAAACGACACGATGAGCTCGATGTTGTCGGTGACAGTATCAAGTTTGGCTACCTGAGCTGAAAGCGCTTCTGTCTTCGCGTTGATCTTAGCCTGG
Encoded here:
- a CDS encoding KLTH0E06666p (conserved hypothetical protein), which gives rise to MSSKLIPIKDQAALVLEDGKIYKIQHRRQRKILSCVPCHKRKIKCTREQPSCSKCLKRNWDCSYFLNDRVSRGGQPTAETRTEGSAQLPTNIVSGKHDPQKKKQLLMAIEKAKSMINDERNLLELNRKQKREYPRRKQAWETDQPVSGTVTPSGGHNQHEYPVASVTSGTSQSTPTISPPMSYSSMQDSPRPLSGENSLPMYLPTRQRAVELFEVYRNTVHPIIPLLDFSKFMSDQETFWNEVDQGESGNTDFLLILFPVLYAASKSQFHQCNDNDALFQEMASFLEATNVLYGIHDFPNNFTMQMITGSVLINSIIENPSVTTIAQLSRLAQRAMLSRDPASYHQITDLGLIQCRRILFWQIFQLDTMTSLYDNLPPLIKVDDFDTALPAEVVRGELDPSLCLLNAKYRFVLLLNELCSLTNRGTFQGLKERIVDLHVCCMGSALSLRNYNKENGRLTTSDAKFIDWAVFMLNTFADRACLLLHLNIIKTSLPILMKRRRIWKKELDSKPGAPSDPISESGYGQNFLTIQAILNDSGNLTLDHALMGLGDSNSAGLVYDYEDLTNNLIPASLHYLDEFLKYHSDDTYSCYNWELLVGNMPINAITFSLKTLALDLNRAQQMGEVLILQNDLRYILLSKAIPVAEMKVDPKTAVCKNCFQLIMLLFRLIIVKYGKAMQLLSDNQLDASKMFYSKYDVGNALLTSDRSGVVPQPSVGPMSGSHGSERHSQALNGSPADVDSSRDANRILSITSIINSEDLFNDGFSFSGNLIYNNNALDTSYTTSCAQIAPRIMRTLSSAPQNQSGAPNFGEAGPQPSQPAEGEANVSTANVYFNPYVHNMPLSPTPALAPLPAMATDYATANALYGNGKPAFQSAGAVSNESGSVGRTEPEVQPQPEIEWIRQEVQRHILLLNSDTGEMETIGTGDEYYREFENALLEIICGILSG
- the COM2 gene encoding Com2p (weakly similar to uniprot|P39959 Saccharomyces cerevisiae YER130C Hypothetical ORF), producing MSIYQIQRTMSNDTLVGIYGNSTLNGSKGELNTPTNGDATFNFQIIQKPSAGKSIANDLTGNTLAGARSENAQFQDTSPIEEMLNIEDTVGNGLLHRTPQSPGLSANNHKRLSISEYNSSKPVYYEYEFFEKGIHRPDEEDDIMVTDDEGLDMFSFPLGKARKDSVFSDYGNEMVMNLSPEAMLAQIPAPRQQPQDDNDLSNLSGGDNQQRKKVKDYFKLNLFGGSKNEEALIDPDLLEEPQPFLKKKYFWSRKPTIPISSSGSLSMVEPVVNPSELLTSNSIDTRYILSNSTAHFSSPENSQAPPELVPEAGVVKKKRLGFPKTRGRKPSPILDASKQFACDFCDRRFKRQEHLKRHVRSLHMGEKPFDCQICGKKFSRSDNLNQHVKTHSEGGPL